A stretch of Flavobacterium sp. N1994 DNA encodes these proteins:
- a CDS encoding RagB/SusD family nutrient uptake outer membrane protein, with product MKKLIILLVFTGLFSVSCDDDLLTPFTPGSLTDEVAVQNSTGLRKVMNAGYNYMTDREDCVFTSVFTDEVGIGYANGGQGIDDNWIFFLNQSSFSPNEIWDNAYFALARINRVITYADRLTPVDAADAEIIARTKAEALVCRALCHIKIMSYWSPDPKNDAALAGILSDHIITTGEALPRSTNGAFYTLIHSDLDSAIAIFNSLVLPTPAYVTNPTYFANKNLAKALKARAYALKGDYTNAEIWADDVIATSGVALASTQAAYNQVFFTDNEAANTEVIFRLKRTAQQNSQADNLHNGWCSVRPNLAGSPFFEVGRSLFNVLDSNPLDFRRKTIVAPSSIIDPGYATSSDFRNTDKLIIGKHGGVATGTATAATTATNGFNNDHKICRISEMYLIKAEARVAAGDLTGAANAIDALRDKRFVANQATPVYANATAAWKAILDERRIEFAFEGYRYIDIKRLGALAGITGVDRNPADYTSSSANYPAADPVNLPITSYKWALPIPQDEFNGNGGVQQNPGYL from the coding sequence ATGAAAAAATTAATTATATTATTGGTGTTTACAGGACTGTTCTCAGTTTCATGTGACGATGATTTGCTTACACCTTTTACACCTGGTTCATTGACAGATGAAGTTGCTGTTCAAAACTCAACAGGTTTAAGAAAGGTTATGAATGCAGGATACAATTACATGACAGACCGTGAGGATTGCGTATTTACTTCTGTTTTTACAGATGAAGTAGGTATTGGATATGCTAATGGAGGTCAAGGTATTGATGACAACTGGATTTTCTTTTTAAATCAATCTTCTTTCTCTCCAAATGAGATTTGGGATAATGCTTACTTTGCTTTAGCAAGAATCAACCGTGTTATTACTTATGCAGACAGATTAACCCCTGTTGATGCAGCTGATGCAGAAATTATTGCAAGAACAAAAGCTGAAGCCTTAGTTTGTAGAGCATTATGTCATATTAAAATTATGTCTTATTGGTCACCAGATCCTAAAAATGATGCTGCTTTAGCCGGTATTTTATCTGATCATATTATTACTACAGGTGAAGCTTTGCCTAGAAGTACAAACGGTGCCTTTTATACTTTGATTCACTCTGATTTAGATAGTGCTATAGCAATTTTTAATTCATTAGTATTGCCTACTCCTGCTTATGTAACGAATCCTACTTATTTTGCTAATAAGAATTTAGCAAAAGCTTTAAAAGCTAGAGCTTATGCTTTAAAAGGGGATTACACTAATGCAGAAATCTGGGCTGATGATGTTATTGCTACATCTGGAGTTGCTTTAGCTTCTACTCAAGCAGCTTACAATCAAGTGTTTTTCACTGATAATGAAGCGGCTAACACAGAGGTGATCTTCAGATTAAAAAGAACAGCGCAACAAAACTCTCAAGCTGATAACCTTCACAATGGTTGGTGTTCAGTTAGACCTAATTTAGCTGGTTCTCCATTTTTTGAAGTAGGAAGATCATTATTTAATGTTCTTGATTCAAATCCTCTTGATTTTAGAAGAAAAACAATTGTGGCTCCTTCTTCAATCATTGATCCAGGTTATGCTACTTCTAGTGATTTTAGAAATACAGATAAATTAATCATCGGAAAACACGGTGGTGTTGCTACTGGAACTGCTACTGCTGCTACAACAGCAACTAACGGTTTCAATAATGACCATAAAATATGTCGTATCTCTGAAATGTATTTAATCAAAGCGGAAGCAAGAGTTGCTGCTGGTGATTTAACAGGTGCAGCTAATGCTATAGATGCTTTAAGAGATAAGCGTTTCGTTGCTAATCAAGCTACACCAGTATATGCTAATGCTACTGCTGCTTGGAAAGCTATTCTTGACGAAAGAAGAATTGAATTTGCTTTTGAAGGATACAGATATATAGATATCAAAAGACTTGGTGCTCTAGCGGGTATTACAGGAGTAGATAGAAATCCTGCAGATTATACTTCTAGTTCTGCAAATTATCCTGCAGCTGACCCAGTTAACTTACCAATAACAAGTTACAAATGGGCATTGCCAATTCCACAAGACGAATTTAATGGTAATGGGGGGGTTCAACAAAATCCAGGATACCTATAA